The nucleotide sequence TGCCGTACGCCGAAGCGCAGACGTTGATCGCCAAGGCGCTCGCGCCGATGGGCAAGGAATACGTCAAGACCGTGCAGCGCGCCTTCGCCGAGCGGTGGATCGACGTGTATCCCGCGGAGGGCAAACGCAGCGGCGCGTACGCCAGCGGCTGGGCCTACGGCGTGCACCCCTACATGCTGCTCAACTACAATGGCCAGTTCAACGACGCGCTCACGCTCGCGCACGAGCTGGGCCACGCGATGCACTCGTATTACTCCAACGAAGCGCAGCCGTTGCCGACCTCCGATTACTCGATCTTCGTCGCCGAGGTCGCATCCACGTTCAACGAGAATCTGCTGAACGACTACATGCTCAAGGCCGTGAGGAGCGACAACGAGCGTTTCTTCCTGCTCGGCGATTTTCTCGACGGCACCATCAAGGGTACGTTCTTCCGCCAGATCCAGTTCGCCGAATTCGAACTGCGCGCCCACGAAACGGTCGAGCGCGGCGAGTCGCTGACCGGCGAGGAGCTGAGCCAGCTGTATCTGGAGATCACGCGCCAGTACTACGGCCACGACGCGGGCGTGTGCAACGTGCCCGACGTGTTCCAATCCGAGTGGATCTACGTGCCGCACTTCTACTACAACTATTACGTCTTCCAGTACTCGACGAGCGTGGCCGCCGCGAGCGCGCTGGGCGACCGCGTGCTGCGCAAAGAGCCGGGGGCCCTCGACGCCTACTACGGATTGCTGCGCGCGGGTGGTTCGAAGGGTCCGGTGGACATCCTGCGCGACGCGGGCGTGGACATGACGAAGCTCGACGCGTATCAAGCGCTCATGGACCGCGCCAACCGATACATGGACGAAATGGAGAAGATCCTCGCCGCGAAGGGGATGTAATTTTTTAACTACCAAGAACGTTTAATCTTAAATGTAGTTCATATGTACCTTTTTAATTATAATTTTTCATTAACTTCTTTTCACTCTTCACTTCATCACGGAATACACATATAAACGATACTCCTCTCCTCAGAAGTCATCGTTTCGCTGAATGTCTCAACGAATTTTGTCAATTTTTTACTATACATTCCAAATGCCGTGTTGTAGAAATTTCTTAGAACAAATTCAATAAAAATACTCGGAGTCAACGGAGAAGTCACGGGGATTCTGCAATTTTTATATTGCCCCAACGTCAAGTGAGACGCTGAATGTGTCATCCCATTATCTGCATTGTCACTATTATAATCAAACCTAAACGGAAAAGGAATTATATTTTTCATCACGATATCTGCATATATCTCATCCTCTAAATACACGTTCGGTTTGTTTTGAAACTCTTCCAAATAGGGCGAAGGGAAAAACCCCAACCGGTGTGCGGCAATGACGTCTTTATCAAATCTGTACATAAGTTGCAATAACGCGCCATCAATCATTTTAATATTGTATGTTTTACTCGACAACATTTCATCATATTGAGTTTTATACGGAATATTTCGCAACAATGAGCTTATGCCTGAACTGCCAGAAATGCCTATCTCGATCTTCCCCCTCCCAATTTTCGTCATAGAGGGAAACTGCTGGTCATTACATAGACTAAAGCCGATTAGTTCGGAAGTGAGAATTTCAACCTGTTTTTGAATGCGGCGCGGTGTAATTGTCATTTTTTCTTGGCTCGTTTTGCTTCTAACAAATTACGAAGTTTCTCAACTTGCTCAGACCCTAAATCCTCAACATATAAACGTCCCGCACTCAAATCTTCAATTAATGTCGCTAGTTCCTTTTTTCCTTTTTTCACTTTTTGTATTTCTGTTTCGGTCATGTCTCGGTTAACTATGTTAATTTTTTTCCTTTCATCCTCTGTTGGATACCTGAATGACAGTTTATATAGATTCTTTTTGACTCGTTTATACTCACGCTCAAGGTTCGACATTCCCACACCGACTCCACACACACGCACCCACGCTTTAGTTCTTGTTATAGCAGTAAATATACGATTTCTCACCGCTGCCAGATTTCCAAATGAATTGAAGCAGTCGTGAGCGTTAATAATGTATACCATACCGGCCTCGTTTCCTTTAGCTCTAAATATGCCGGTAAATGCTATTGATTTCTTGTCTGTATCAAAAAAAACATCTGGTGTAGTGTCTACGCCCGCCAAATGTGTATTTACTCCTCTTTCAAATAGCAATTTTCTAAGTGGGCCAACAGCGTCCCGAGTGGTCAGTGGCTCCGGATTGATCACAACAATGTCGTCAGGCCGTAGCTCATCTTCATTCAAATTTTTTTCTATCTCGTCCGCTATCCATTCTGCCTGCTCATCTGGTGTATTAAAGGTTTTAAACACAATCAGATCGTCAGTTTCAGAGTGGCTCTCCAGAAATTTCGGGCTGCTCTCCTCGGTGCGTACAAGCGTGACCTCAAGTCCATCAGCAAGCTCACCTCTCTCGACGCTGTATCCGACCTCCAACCAAAGCTCTGTGTGATCAAAGATCTGGACAAGACCGGTTCCGACCTCAATGTCTGCATCCCGATAAATTCCAAACCCTAGGGCGTGAGCTGTCACCAATAACGGCCTAGAGTTGCGATAGCACTTTTCCAATATAATGTCCTGATGAGGTATGCCAATTTTTTGCGTTTCAAATTTAACGCGAGGCGAGCCGTCCGAATTTTTACCAAATATTATTTCAGGAGGCGGCAGCGCTTGCGAAGCCAAATTCTGCAGTTCGTCATAAGCATAAACGAGTCGTCTTTTTGCGGTAGTAAGTTCATAACATATCTGTAAAAAGCTAGGTGGAAAATCTTGCGCTTCGTCGATTAAAATAGCGTCATATATCCCGACTGACTTTTTTATCTGCTGA is from Deltaproteobacteria bacterium and encodes:
- a CDS encoding DEAD/DEAH box helicase, which translates into the protein MVNIILGTTNKPVSSSRLTLFFAKHHGYNGFLYIGYPIIGTSEGAFPIDALWISPEKGLVIFNIIEGRNVGNFIEIQDDCANKVEAKLKGHKSLMKGRDLQVPINVVSFGSAVAGFKTDLNDDHVVCTEQTLKGYIDKLSWENSTIYGSLLAVLQSISSIRKGKKKREVKKEDSRGAKLKKLEDSIANLDNLQGQAVIETVEGVQRIRGLAGSGKTIVLALKAAYLHAQHPDWKIAVTFNTRSLKGQFRQLINTFTIEQTNEEPDWDNIQVIHAWGAPGGGDRNGLYYVFSQLHGIEYHDFNSARGQFGSRNEFNGACERALQQIKKSVGIYDAILIDEAQDFPPSFLQICYELTTAKRRLVYAYDELQNLASQALPPPEIIFGKNSDGSPRVKFETQKIGIPHQDIILEKCYRNSRPLLVTAHALGFGIYRDADIEVGTGLVQIFDHTELWLEVGYSVERGELADGLEVTLVRTEESSPKFLESHSETDDLIVFKTFNTPDEQAEWIADEIEKNLNEDELRPDDIVVINPEPLTTRDAVGPLRKLLFERGVNTHLAGVDTTPDVFFDTDKKSIAFTGIFRAKGNEAGMVYIINAHDCFNSFGNLAAVRNRIFTAITRTKAWVRVCGVGVGMSNLEREYKRVKKNLYKLSFRYPTEDERKKINIVNRDMTETEIQKVKKGKKELATLIEDLSAGRLYVEDLGSEQVEKLRNLLEAKRAKKK
- a CDS encoding DUF2290 domain-containing protein, producing the protein MTITPRRIQKQVEILTSELIGFSLCNDQQFPSMTKIGRGKIEIGISGSSGISSLLRNIPYKTQYDEMLSSKTYNIKMIDGALLQLMYRFDKDVIAAHRLGFFPSPYLEEFQNKPNVYLEDEIYADIVMKNIIPFPFRFDYNSDNADNGMTHSASHLTLGQYKNCRIPVTSPLTPSIFIEFVLRNFYNTAFGMYSKKLTKFVETFSETMTSEERSIVYMCIP